One region of Nitrospirota bacterium genomic DNA includes:
- a CDS encoding 2-oxoacid:ferredoxin oxidoreductase subunit beta, which yields MSTPAEEVKAIAKKKKKVPFDYSPYIRGGKLPHIWCPGCGHGIVLKSLLRAVHASGLNQDDVAMVSGIGCSSRTPGYVDFNTLHTLHGRALTFATGLKLANPRLKVLVITGDGDALAIGGNHFIHACRRNLDLTILVYNNNIYGMTSGQSSPTTPQGKISTTGRHGSVDPVFDTCKLAQAAGATFVARGTAYHFQELEKIIFDAFMHKGTSVVDILDACPTYYGRFNKYASATDMMEQIEKDGTVSVKQAEKLSPEELQDKLLRGILHKAERPEYLEEYNKLVTSLQTKK from the coding sequence ATGAGTACACCGGCAGAAGAAGTAAAAGCAATTGCAAAGAAAAAGAAAAAGGTCCCATTTGATTATTCTCCATATATAAGGGGCGGTAAACTGCCGCATATATGGTGTCCCGGATGCGGACATGGGATTGTATTAAAGAGCCTTTTGAGGGCAGTTCACGCATCAGGATTAAATCAAGATGATGTTGCAATGGTATCAGGGATAGGATGTTCAAGCAGAACCCCTGGATATGTTGATTTTAATACCCTTCATACCCTCCACGGCAGGGCGCTCACATTTGCAACCGGATTAAAGCTGGCAAACCCAAGGTTAAAGGTGCTTGTGATAACAGGTGATGGAGATGCACTTGCAATTGGGGGAAATCACTTCATCCATGCCTGCCGAAGGAATCTGGATTTGACCATACTTGTATACAACAACAATATTTATGGGATGACAAGCGGACAATCCTCACCTACGACCCCGCAGGGGAAAATTTCCACAACAGGCCGTCATGGCAGTGTAGACCCTGTCTTTGATACCTGTAAACTTGCACAGGCAGCCGGTGCTACATTTGTGGCAAGAGGGACAGCTTATCACTTTCAGGAATTAGAGAAGATTATATTTGATGCCTTTATGCACAAAGGGACATCCGTTGTAGATATTCTTGATGCATGTCCGACATACTACGGCAGGTTTAATAAATATGCGTCTGCAACTGACATGATGGAACAGATTGAAAAAGATGGAACAGTGAGTGTGAAGCAGGCAGAAAAGCTCTCACCTGAGGAGCTTCAGGATAAATTGTTAAGAGGGATCCTTCACAAGGCGGAGCGCCCGGAATATTTAGAAGAGTATAATAAATTAGTTACATCGCTTCAAACCAAGAAGTAG
- a CDS encoding 4Fe-4S dicluster domain-containing protein: protein MAVAEKEKRVFRIEIDPRLCKACVICVDFCPTDVLTIDGATAAVKNLAACNGCQLCDNRCPDFAIQVFEE from the coding sequence ATGGCGGTTGCAGAAAAAGAAAAAAGGGTGTTCAGGATAGAGATTGACCCAAGGCTGTGTAAGGCATGCGTAATTTGTGTTGACTTCTGCCCCACTGATGTATTAACTATTGATGGGGCTACGGCGGCAGTGAAGAATCTGGCGGCCTGTAATGGGTGCCAGTTATGTGATAACAGATGTCCTGATTTTGCTATTCAGGTCTTTGAGGAGTAG
- a CDS encoding 2-oxoacid:acceptor oxidoreductase family protein codes for MGYRYELRFTGSGGQGIITAGIIIAEAASIYDGKKAVQSQSYGPESRGGASRAEVIISDEDIDYPKATSIDAMLALTQEACTKYHKDIKSGGILLIDSDEVKDVPKGDFKVFAFPIISTATNVLGKVITANIISLGLMTELTKIVSHDAIEQAVLSRVPAAFLELNKKALHTGFEKGAGLSPL; via the coding sequence ATGGGATACAGATACGAACTGAGATTTACAGGTTCAGGCGGCCAGGGGATAATAACAGCAGGGATAATTATTGCCGAGGCTGCATCAATATATGACGGGAAAAAGGCAGTGCAGAGCCAGTCTTATGGTCCTGAATCAAGGGGCGGGGCATCAAGGGCTGAAGTCATTATAAGTGATGAGGACATAGATTATCCAAAGGCAACATCTATTGATGCAATGCTGGCCCTTACACAAGAGGCATGCACAAAATATCATAAAGACATTAAAAGCGGCGGCATCCTGTTAATTGATTCTGATGAGGTAAAAGATGTCCCCAAGGGAGATTTTAAGGTTTTTGCCTTTCCCATAATTTCAACAGCCACAAATGTGCTCGGAAAAGTAATAACAGCAAATATAATATCACTTGGTCTAATGACTGAACTTACAAAGATTGTATCACATGATGCTATTGAACAGGCTGTGTTATCAAGAGTCCCTGCGGCATTTCTTGAGTTAAACAAGAAGGCACTGCATACAGGCTTTGAAAAGGGTGCAGGACTTTCCCCGCTATAA
- a CDS encoding 2-oxoacid:acceptor oxidoreductase subunit alpha: protein MQGNEACAEGAFYAGCTFFAGYPITPSTELMEIASSRLPKTGGNFIQMEDEIASICAITGASLGGRKSMTATSGPGFSLMQEGLGFACMAEVPIVIINVMRAGPSTGFPTGPSQSDVMQTKWGTHGDHPAVVLIPASVEELFYETIRAFNLAEIYRTPVIVLYDEIIGHMREAITIPQPGEVEVVNRAKPSCPPSEYKPYEVKGGEIAPLAAYGDGYRFHVTGLYHGADGFPTNNTKMIEEAGQRLVRKIEDNKERIWKNEEYFLDDAEVGIFAYGVSSRSAKFAVRELRKQGIKAGLLRPLTIWPFPDSAVSELAERVKTIIVPEMNMGQIVHEVERVARGRCEVKGLFRIDTEPIKPVQIVEAITSNGSKPSSTNNKMSEILEERDMLDG from the coding sequence ATGCAGGGTAATGAGGCGTGTGCTGAAGGGGCATTTTATGCAGGCTGTACATTTTTTGCCGGTTATCCCATTACACCCTCTACAGAACTTATGGAGATAGCATCTTCAAGACTTCCGAAAACCGGCGGGAACTTTATCCAGATGGAAGATGAAATAGCAAGTATATGCGCAATCACAGGCGCATCCCTTGGAGGACGCAAGTCAATGACCGCAACAAGCGGTCCAGGCTTTTCCTTGATGCAGGAAGGACTTGGCTTTGCATGTATGGCAGAGGTCCCGATAGTAATTATAAATGTTATGCGGGCTGGACCTTCTACAGGTTTTCCTACCGGTCCAAGCCAGTCTGATGTTATGCAGACAAAATGGGGCACACATGGAGACCATCCTGCAGTAGTACTAATCCCTGCCTCAGTTGAAGAGCTTTTCTACGAAACTATAAGGGCATTTAATCTTGCAGAAATTTATAGAACCCCTGTAATCGTTCTTTATGACGAGATAATAGGCCACATGAGAGAGGCGATTACCATTCCTCAGCCCGGAGAGGTTGAAGTTGTAAACAGGGCTAAACCATCCTGTCCGCCTTCAGAGTATAAACCTTATGAGGTCAAAGGCGGAGAAATAGCACCGCTTGCAGCTTATGGCGATGGTTACAGATTCCATGTAACCGGTCTATACCATGGGGCAGACGGCTTCCCCACAAATAATACAAAAATGATTGAAGAAGCAGGGCAAAGGCTTGTTAGAAAGATTGAAGACAATAAAGAACGTATATGGAAAAATGAAGAGTACTTCCTTGACGATGCAGAGGTCGGCATATTTGCCTATGGCGTCTCTTCAAGGTCTGCCAAGTTTGCTGTAAGGGAGCTTCGTAAACAGGGGATAAAGGCAGGGTTATTAAGACCACTTACAATTTGGCCCTTCCCTGACAGCGCTGTTTCTGAACTGGCAGAACGTGTAAAAACAATCATTGTTCCTGAGATGAATATGGGGCAGATTGTCCATGAGGTTGAAAGGGTTGCCCGCGGCAGGTGCGAGGTAAAAGGTCTTTTCAGGATAGACACTGAACCCATTAAACCGGTGCAAATAGTAGAAGCCATTACATCAAATGGTTCAAAGCCTTCTTCAACAAATAACAAGATGTCTGAGATTTTAGAAGAAAGAGATATGCTTGATGGTTAG